The Montipora capricornis isolate CH-2021 chromosome 6, ASM3666992v2, whole genome shotgun sequence genome has a window encoding:
- the LOC138050881 gene encoding uncharacterized protein has translation MKDRQKNCRRLVEIAASVSASGGYKGFSASLKVDVSKFKESNTNTTNFTENTVKFTSGGPDLPEPIKLTLMPIDKAVEDSFFRVLDQKYQCKNLAQRKENFKKIFKEYPHLNGVSEPEDPLVRIPLTWPLGTYGLPMTKSGCPHGDFWHEGTRYHDTEDVNPKNHWSNPYDLAGKVNKSYMEQKFCMKTLSKTCIYKKGNCPEGFGNGYVKWDDEDLNSENRLSGQLPEGVYDKNTKIFFCCRDDDFATNAINLPTDKPFVLLKSNTHLCQFVNNAKFKEEYFRWDNEDAIPHRTDYKGKHPCLELSKNNLKIHYCYYYKSP, from the exons ATGAAAGACAGACAGAAGAACTGCAGACGCTTAGTAGAG ATAGCAGCATCGGTGTCCGCTTCCGGTGGGTACAAGGGATTCAGTGCCTCTCTGAAAGTTGATGTCAGTAAATTCAAGGAATCCAATACAAATACGACTAACTTTACCGAGAACACGGTGAAATTCACATCTGGAGGTCCCGATTTGCCTGAGCCCATTAAATTAACACTGATGCCTATTGACAAAGCTGTTGAAGATAGTTTTTTCCGCGTCCTTGACCAGAAATATCAATGTAAAAATTTGGCACAGCGAAAAGAGAACTTCAAAAAGATCTTCAAGGAATACCCGCATTTAAATGGTGTTTCTGAACCAGAAG ATCCTTTGGTGCGCATTCCTCTCACTTGGCCATTGGGTACCTACGGTCTCCCCATGACAAAGTCAGGATGTCCGCATGGAGACTTTTGGCACGAGGGGACTCGTTACCATGACACCGAGGATGTGAATCCAAAGAACCATTGGTCTAATCCATATGATTTAGCAGGAAAAGTCAATAAAAGCTACATGGAACAAAAGTTTTGCATGAAGACACTGAGTAAAACCTGCATCTACAAGAAAGGAAATTGCCCTGAAG GTTTCGGGAACGGATACGTTAAGTGGGACGATGAAGACCTCAATAGCGAGAACAGGCTCAGCGGTCAGCTACCAGAAGGCGTTTATGACAAGAACACAAAAATCTTCTTCTGCTGTCGGGATGATGATTTCGCAACTAATGCCATTAATCTTCCCACTGACAAGCCCTTCGTTTTGCTCAAGTCTAATACCCATCTATGTCAGTTTGTCAATAATGCTAAATTTAAGGAAGAATACTTCCGCTGGGACAATGAAGATGCCATACCCCATAGAACTGACTATAAAGGCAAACATCCCTGTTTGGAGCTGAGCAAAAATAATCTCAAAATCCActactgttattattataaatcgCCATAA
- the LOC138051467 gene encoding uncharacterized protein, translated as MCLITFLITLGVAVVTHATEDVDTAKGLRFLGVGYNILKGNPDGGQLSLGGVDPGLLSVRKIFKLTWDTNKTSVDGLYRVPDQVVFVHRSSCVETTTNEVFSGAKSYQDKLKVDVAASAGYDALLWSVAFSLSASYEKMEKETKNKHKVFFEKKKVCNNGAARYQLDLARVEKYSVTKDFAAAVCSLPEEYDQGAYREFIDNWGTDIVLQVVLGTKTTERRESSYTKIAKYAMENIGASVSASGGYGGFSASLQVDVSKFKESTTDTTNFTENTVKFTSGGPDMPEPIKLTLLPIYKAVEDSFFSVLDQQYQCKNLAQRKGNFKKILPEYPQIYHVSEPRDPLVRIPLTWPSGTYGLPMTKSGCPKGNFWHKGTRFHDTEDDDSSNSWSDPYDLAGTVSKNNMEQKFCMKTKSKASEFELSWPKGKYCIYKKGDCPEGFGNGYVKWDDEDDDNANNVTGQLPDGNYGRNTRIFFCCRDDGYATNVINLPTDAPFVLLKSNTHLCQIVNNTKITKEYFRWDNEDRKPHITESGDKHPYLDIDDNNLKIDYCYYYKSP; from the exons ATGTGTCTGATCACTTTTCTCATCACTCTTGGTGTTGCCGTTGTCACCCATGCTACCGAGGATGTGGACACGGCCAAAGGTCTTAGATTTCTGGGTGTCGGCTATAATATTCTGAAAGGAAATCCTGACGGCGGCCAATTGTCACTCGGTGGTGTCGACCCAGGTCTGCTCTCCGTGAGAAAGATATTCAAACTAACATGGGATACAAATAAAACTTCTGTTGATGGACTGTACAGGGTACCAGACCAGGTTGTCTTTGTTCATCGCTCATCCTGCGTCGAAACTACCACAAACGAAGTATTTTCCGGGGCCAAGTCATATCAAGATAAACTCAAGGTTGATGTAGCAGCCAGCG CTGGTTACGACGCATTATTATGGAGTGTTGCCTTCAGTCTCAGTGCAA GTTATGAGAAGAtggaaaaagagacaaaaaataaacacaaagtcttttttgaaaagaagAAAGTCTGTAATAACGGCGCCGCTCGATATCAACTGGACTTAGCTCGAGTTGAGAAGTACTCGGTTACAAAAGACTTTGCAGCTGCTGTGTGTAGCTTGCCCGAAGAGTACGATCAAGGAGCTTACCGCGAATTCATTGACAATTGGGGAACG GACATTGTGCTGCAGGTGGTGTTGGGAACTAAGACGACAGAACGTCGCGAAAGTTCGTACACTAAAATTGCCAAGTATGCCATGGAAAAC ATAGGAGCATCCGTGTCCGCGTCCGGTGGGTACGGGGGATTCAGTGCCTCTTTGCAAGTTGATGTCAGTAAATTCAAGGAATCCACCACAGATACGACTAACTTTACCGAGAACACGGTGAAATTTACATCTGGAGGTCCCGACATGCCTGAACCCATTAAATTAACACTGTTGCCTATTTACAAAGCTGTTGAAGATAGTTTTTTCAGCGTTCTTGACCAGCAATATCAATGTAAAAATTTGGCACAGCGAAAAGGGAACTTCAAAAAGATCTTGCCGGAATACCCACAGATATATCATGTTTCTGAACCACGAG ATCCCTTGGTGCGCATTCCTCTTACTTGGCCATCTGGTACCTATGGTCTCCCCATGACAAAGTCAGGATGTCCGAAAGGAAACTTTTGGCACAAGGGGACTCGTTTCCATGACACCGAGGATGATGATTCAAGCAACTCTTGGTCAGATCCATATGATTTAGCAGGTACAGTCAGTAAAAACAACATGGAACAAAAGTTTTGCATGAAGACAAAGAGCAAAGCCTCTGAGTTCGAGCTCTCTTGGCCCAAAGGAAAATACTGCATCTACAAGAAAGGAGATTGCCCTGAAG GTTTCGGGAACGGATACGTTAAGTGGGACGACGAAGATGACGATAACGCGAACAATGTCACCGGTCAGCTACCAGACGGCAATTATGGCCGGAACACAAGAATCTTCTTCTGCTGTCGGGATGATGGATACGCTACTAATGTCATTAATCTTCCCACTGACGCGCCCTTCGTTTTGCTCAAGTCTAATACCCATCTATGTCAGATTGTCAATAATACTAAAATAACGAAAGAATACTTCCGCTGGGACAATGAAGATCGCAAACCCCATATTACGGAGTCTGGAGACAAACACCCCTATTTGGACATCGACGATAATAATCTTAAGATCGActactgttattattataaatcgCCATAA